A part of Helicobacter fennelliae genomic DNA contains:
- a CDS encoding outer membrane family protein, producing the protein MKKFSLKKSYVILMIFGSFATLEAFDIKYNGWLESFSKIGFNNQPIDVNLGRYPTDTFVNVIGSFGFLGNILPATIQNHKLFYGFSVTGGSMIVDSSSKQYPGGANSVNSEYVGMWSGYDLQGDPATKRHYYVFNNAYLDYTLGNFADDTLSFRFKGGRYRSSAEYMSGYTQGFEVAFRAKFSDTQSLNLWWFSSYGRAFAFGQWLIDFYSPRGYMSNGKFINNGIHAFKATYSFGGLDVIPYVYFSPGTYLAPAIRFVYDTNREFNNQGFRSQTFINFIAPINERGIGKYRYGDLVERYTQNLFIKQQFNYNNYNFGLGIYKNFGNANAWIGTNGNPLQSVLDFWTASSYDLGRSISDMIGKDAITPFLFVGGVHYRDKVAWGIVGRFSESRRSQEQSIAGSIKYKFEGGLSVGAKIEYYNDITKEGYRVGSNGDNTAANGPYQPTTTTSTTSKNIADRSHAFVWVHYDF; encoded by the coding sequence ATGAAAAAGTTTAGTTTGAAAAAGTCTTATGTAATATTAATGATATTTGGAAGTTTTGCAACTTTAGAAGCATTTGATATTAAATATAATGGCTGGCTTGAGAGCTTTAGTAAAATAGGCTTTAATAATCAGCCTATTGATGTCAATCTCGGAAGATACCCCACAGATACATTTGTCAATGTCATTGGGAGTTTTGGATTCTTAGGAAATATTCTTCCTGCTACTATCCAAAATCACAAGCTGTTTTATGGATTTAGTGTTACAGGTGGAAGTATGATTGTAGATTCTTCAAGTAAGCAATACCCGGGTGGTGCAAATAGCGTAAATAGCGAATATGTCGGTATGTGGTCAGGCTATGATCTCCAAGGTGATCCTGCTACAAAGCGACATTATTATGTGTTTAATAATGCCTATCTTGACTACACTTTAGGTAATTTTGCAGATGATACATTGAGTTTTCGGTTTAAAGGCGGGCGATACAGATCAAGTGCAGAATATATGAGTGGCTATACGCAAGGCTTTGAAGTCGCTTTTCGCGCAAAATTTAGTGATACACAAAGTCTAAATCTCTGGTGGTTTAGCTCGTATGGCAGGGCTTTTGCGTTTGGGCAATGGTTGATAGATTTTTATTCGCCAAGGGGATATATGTCAAATGGAAAGTTTATCAATAACGGAATCCACGCATTTAAAGCCACATATAGCTTTGGCGGGCTTGATGTGATTCCTTATGTGTATTTTTCGCCCGGGACATATCTTGCTCCTGCCATTAGGTTTGTGTATGATACAAATCGCGAATTTAACAATCAAGGATTCCGATCGCAAACTTTTATAAATTTCATCGCACCTATCAATGAGCGTGGAATCGGCAAATACAGATATGGGGATTTGGTTGAGCGATATACGCAGAATCTTTTTATCAAGCAGCAATTCAACTATAATAATTATAATTTTGGGCTTGGAATCTACAAAAACTTTGGCAATGCAAACGCGTGGATAGGGACAAATGGGAATCCATTGCAAAGTGTGCTTGATTTTTGGACGGCAAGCTCGTATGATTTAGGGCGATCAATTAGTGATATGATCGGTAAAGACGCGATTACGCCGTTTTTGTTTGTCGGCGGGGTGCATTATAGAGACAAAGTAGCTTGGGGGATTGTTGGGCGATTTAGCGAATCTAGGCGAAGCCAAGAGCAAAGTATCGCTGGAAGTATTAAGTATAAGTTTGAGGGGGGATTATCAGTGGGTGCGAAGATTGAGTATTATAATGACATCACAAAAGAAGGATATAGGGTCGGCTCAAATGGCGATAATACTGCTGCAAATGGTCCATATCAGCCGACAACTACAACCTCCACCACGTCAAAAAATATCGCTGATAGAAGCCATGCGTTTGTGTGGGTGCATTATGATTTTTAG
- a CDS encoding mechanosensitive ion channel family protein, with protein MTKTKVTKKDIAIWRYVAFGFCMWVGILSVCFSENISPDSNANLSQNTLNTKAISQESLASLLEEMSAINQEIAKSQATQNPNIQSLLKHKEVALQSFLSGIMDNAMPIGIDSTKNLKDQEVQEVLLIQSEITHDNLALALAKIHLYSLKLDENINNAIIALRKNIDFFSTKDKVLKIIKPYEDAINGFKHSFEEVNLNAESSARKASFHKENQAYSSKIATYIEVFGYISQHAQSILPQNMFLNISVEYILDKIAKILPTNHSNILISKIILSLCAFIALWLCRRLIALGFIKCIDIAVRFVKHDRQIHSQIQKDIIKPISSILLFLSFDISLNILYYPSLTPPKFEVWFPIIYIVNFVWFLIIALKCYGIAFVSTLAKKSGGTLRKEVVNLILKIMYSIIIIIGGLMVLKTLGFNVSAIIASLGLGGLAVALAVKDMLANFFASVMLLFDNSFSQGDWIECGGIEGTIVEIGLRKTIIRTFDNGLVMIPNADLSNKSITNWSRRKEGRRIKMAIGLSYDTSVEQLQKCATEIKDMLLQNPKIAKDSESKQEMNYQLSFKKDIVSMNDLLGYKGSVFVVVDELADSSINILVYCFSKATSLGEYLQTKQEVILEIMKIVEKYHLSFAFPSQSVYIENLPNPIMLENLAKDTR; from the coding sequence ATGACAAAAACAAAAGTAACAAAAAAAGATATAGCAATATGGCGATATGTGGCATTTGGATTCTGTATGTGGGTAGGAATCCTTAGTGTTTGCTTTAGCGAAAACATAAGCCCTGATAGCAATGCAAACTTGAGTCAAAATACCCTTAACACAAAGGCAATATCTCAAGAAAGCCTTGCAAGTCTGCTTGAGGAAATGAGTGCAATCAACCAAGAAATCGCCAAATCTCAAGCCACCCAGAATCCAAATATCCAATCTTTACTTAAGCACAAAGAAGTGGCTTTGCAGTCGTTTTTGTCTGGGATTATGGATAATGCAATGCCAATAGGCATAGATTCTACCAAAAATCTCAAAGACCAAGAAGTTCAAGAAGTGCTTTTGATACAATCTGAAATCACGCATGATAATCTCGCCCTAGCCCTTGCCAAAATCCACCTCTATTCATTGAAGCTTGATGAAAACATCAATAATGCCATCATAGCATTGCGTAAAAATATCGATTTTTTCTCCACCAAAGACAAAGTGCTAAAGATTATCAAGCCATACGAAGATGCGATAAATGGCTTTAAACATAGCTTTGAAGAAGTAAATCTTAACGCAGAATCTAGCGCGCGCAAAGCAAGCTTTCACAAAGAAAATCAAGCCTATTCATCAAAAATAGCCACTTATATTGAAGTTTTTGGCTATATCAGCCAGCACGCACAAAGTATTTTGCCCCAAAATATGTTTTTAAATATCAGCGTAGAATATATTTTAGACAAAATCGCAAAAATACTTCCGACTAATCATTCAAATATTTTAATCTCAAAAATCATACTTTCATTATGCGCTTTTATCGCGCTTTGGCTGTGTAGGCGATTGATTGCTTTAGGGTTTATTAAGTGTATTGATATTGCTGTGCGATTTGTAAAGCATGACAGACAAATCCATAGCCAAATCCAAAAAGACATTATTAAGCCCATTTCATCGATTTTGCTGTTTTTGAGTTTTGATATTTCGCTCAATATTTTGTATTATCCATCGCTAACGCCTCCAAAGTTTGAAGTGTGGTTTCCGATTATTTATATTGTCAATTTTGTGTGGTTTTTGATTATCGCGCTCAAATGCTATGGTATCGCCTTTGTATCGACTTTGGCTAAGAAGTCAGGAGGCACTTTGCGCAAAGAAGTTGTCAATCTTATTTTAAAAATTATGTATTCTATTATTATCATTATCGGGGGCTTAATGGTGCTAAAAACGCTAGGATTTAATGTATCTGCTATCATCGCTTCACTAGGGCTTGGTGGATTGGCAGTTGCGCTAGCGGTTAAAGATATGTTAGCGAATTTTTTTGCATCAGTTATGCTTCTTTTTGATAATTCATTCTCGCAAGGAGATTGGATTGAATGTGGTGGAATTGAGGGGACAATCGTAGAAATTGGACTTCGCAAAACAATCATTCGCACTTTTGATAATGGCTTGGTGATGATTCCAAACGCGGATTTATCAAATAAATCAATCACAAATTGGAGTCGGCGCAAAGAGGGCAGACGCATAAAAATGGCTATCGGACTTTCATATGATACTTCTGTGGAGCAGCTACAAAAATGTGCCACAGAGATTAAAGATATGCTTTTGCAGAATCCAAAAATAGCTAAAGATTCTGAAAGCAAACAAGAAATGAATTACCAGCTTTCATTTAAAAAAGACATTGTTTCTATGAATGACTTGCTGGGTTACAAAGGCAGTGTTTTTGTCGTGGTTGATGAGCTTGCTGATAGCTCTATTAATATTTTGGTTTATTGCTTTAGCAAAGCCACATCGCTAGGAGAATATTTGCAGACAAAGCAAGAAGTGATTTTGGAGATTATGAAGATTGTAGAAAAATATCATTTGAGTTTTGCATTTCCTTCTCAAAGTGTGTATATCGAGAATCTTCCAAATCCTATCATGCTTGAGAATTTAGCAAAAGATACGCGCTAG